Proteins from a single region of Mycobacteriales bacterium:
- the dapE gene encoding succinyl-diaminopimelate desuccinylase, producing MLDGAALTAALVDVPSVSGGEGPLADLVEAALRDLGHLRVARDGDAVLARTTMGRPRRVLLAGHLDTVPIADNVPSRTDGGVIHGCGTSDMKSGDAVMLRLAATLREPAYDLTFVFYDNEEVEAERNGLGRISRTHREWLDADLAVLMEPTSGAVEAGCQGTLRAVVTLAGRRAHSARSWLGDNAIHRAAPVLERLAGYEPRSVDLDGCVYREGLNAVRIDGGVAGNVVPDACTVTVNFRFAPDRSEAQAAGHVREVFDGYDVDVIDSAPGALPGLSAPAAQAFLAAAGGDPTAKYGWTDVARFAALGIPAVNYGPGDPNLAHTRDEHVRIGPIGDCEHVLAAYLNGS from the coding sequence ATGCTGGACGGCGCCGCGCTCACCGCGGCGCTGGTCGACGTGCCGTCGGTCTCCGGCGGAGAGGGGCCACTGGCCGACCTGGTCGAGGCGGCCCTGCGCGACCTCGGGCACCTGCGGGTCGCCCGCGACGGCGACGCGGTGCTCGCGCGTACGACGATGGGCCGGCCCCGCCGGGTGCTGCTCGCCGGTCACCTCGACACCGTCCCGATCGCGGACAACGTCCCGTCGCGGACCGACGGCGGGGTGATCCACGGCTGCGGTACGTCGGACATGAAGTCCGGCGACGCGGTGATGCTCCGGCTGGCCGCGACCCTCCGCGAGCCGGCGTACGACTTGACCTTCGTCTTCTACGACAACGAGGAGGTCGAGGCAGAGCGCAACGGGCTCGGCCGGATCTCCCGGACCCACCGGGAATGGCTCGACGCCGACCTGGCTGTGCTGATGGAGCCGACCTCGGGAGCCGTGGAGGCGGGCTGCCAGGGCACTCTGCGCGCGGTCGTCACACTCGCCGGCCGGCGCGCGCACAGCGCCCGGTCCTGGCTCGGCGACAACGCCATCCACCGCGCCGCGCCGGTGCTCGAGCGGCTCGCCGGATACGAGCCGCGCTCGGTCGACCTCGACGGCTGCGTCTACCGCGAGGGCCTCAACGCCGTACGCATCGACGGCGGGGTCGCCGGCAACGTCGTGCCCGACGCCTGCACCGTCACCGTGAACTTCCGGTTCGCTCCGGACCGCTCGGAGGCGCAGGCCGCCGGGCACGTGCGGGAAGTCTTCGACGGGTACGACGTCGACGTGATCGACTCTGCGCCCGGCGCTCTTCCCGGGCTGAGCGCACCGGCCGCGCAGGCCTTTCTCGCCGCCGCCGGCGGGGACCCGACGGCGAAGTACGGCTGGACCGACGTGGCCCGGTTCGCCGCGCTGGGCATCCCGGCGGTCAACTACGGCCCCGGCGACCCCAACCTCGCCCACACCCGCGACGAACACGTCCGGATCGGGCCGATCGGTGACTGCGAGCACGTTCTGGCCGCCTACCTCAACGGCAGCTGA
- a CDS encoding DivIVA domain-containing protein, which yields MATFLTYFFGIIVVGGVLFLIASFVFGRGEQLAPMPRDASPLHLPEDRPVTGRDVRGLRIPVVFRGYRMTEVDWLLEELADSLEARDREIVALRTGGGRADRDADEPSRPGREDDDG from the coding sequence GTGGCCACGTTCCTGACCTACTTCTTCGGCATCATCGTCGTCGGCGGGGTCCTGTTCCTGATCGCGTCCTTCGTCTTCGGTCGCGGTGAGCAGCTGGCCCCGATGCCGCGCGACGCCTCCCCGCTGCACCTGCCAGAGGACCGGCCGGTCACCGGCAGGGACGTGCGCGGGCTCCGGATCCCCGTGGTGTTCCGCGGCTACCGGATGACCGAGGTCGACTGGCTGCTCGAGGAGCTGGCCGACTCGCTGGAGGCGCGCGACCGGGAGATCGTCGCGCTGCGCACCGGAGGCGGGCGGGCCGACCGTGACGCCGACGAACCGAGCAGGCCCGGGCGGGAGGACGACGATGGCTGA
- a CDS encoding TIGR00730 family Rossman fold protein, producing the protein MSDAVPQEPERAVEHRRGPVLLRRGQVKPGTTDQRLLDSRGGADWVHTDPWRVLRIQSEFVEGFGLLAELPRAVSVFGSARAARTDPEYRSGLELGRAIAEAGFAVITGGGPGVMEAANRGAQEAGGISVGLGIELPFEQRLNDWVDIGLQFRYFFARKTMFVKYAQAFVILPGGFGTLDELFEALTLVQTRKVTQFPVVLFGTSYWSGLIDWLRGTALAGHKIRSADLDLITVTDDVDEAVKIILAANGAPE; encoded by the coding sequence ATGAGTGATGCAGTGCCCCAGGAGCCGGAACGCGCGGTCGAGCATCGCCGCGGCCCGGTCCTGCTCCGCCGGGGCCAGGTCAAACCCGGCACGACCGACCAGCGACTGCTCGACAGCCGCGGTGGGGCCGACTGGGTGCATACCGACCCCTGGCGGGTGCTGCGGATCCAGTCCGAGTTCGTCGAGGGCTTCGGCCTGCTCGCGGAGCTCCCCCGAGCGGTCAGCGTGTTCGGCAGCGCCCGGGCCGCCCGCACCGACCCGGAATACCGGTCCGGGCTGGAGTTGGGCCGGGCCATCGCGGAGGCCGGGTTCGCCGTCATCACCGGTGGCGGGCCCGGGGTGATGGAGGCCGCCAACCGCGGCGCCCAGGAGGCCGGCGGCATCAGCGTCGGGCTCGGCATCGAACTGCCGTTCGAGCAGCGACTCAACGACTGGGTCGACATCGGGCTGCAGTTCCGCTACTTCTTCGCCCGCAAGACCATGTTCGTCAAATACGCGCAGGCCTTCGTGATCCTCCCGGGCGGGTTCGGCACGCTCGACGAGCTGTTCGAGGCGCTGACGCTGGTGCAGACCCGCAAGGTCACCCAGTTCCCGGTCGTGCTTTTCGGCACCAGCTACTGGTCGGGTCTGATCGATTGGCTCCGCGGAACGGCGCTGGCCGGCCACAAGATCCGCTCGGCCGACCTCGACCTGATCACCGTCACCGACGACGTCGACGAGGCCGTGAAGATCATCCTCGCGGCCAACGGGGCGCCGGAGTAG
- the folP gene encoding dihydropteroate synthase yields MPLRLGSRTFDDDELLVMAVVNRTPDSFYDQGATFAFEEALTATDAAVASGAQIVDIGGVKAGPGEDVTPAEEIRRTAELIAAVRSRHRDLVISVDTWRAEVGAAAVQAGADLINDAWQGFDPGLARVAADTGVGLVCTHAGHLPPRTLPHRVRYDDVTADVVSTVVDLADRALAAGVRPDGILVDPGHDFGKTTEHSLQLTRELDRLVATGWPVLVALSRKDFVGETLDLPVDERLEGTLAATAVCAWLGARVFRAHDVRATRRVLDMVSSIRGDRAPSVARRGVD; encoded by the coding sequence ATGCCGCTGCGCCTGGGCAGCCGCACGTTCGACGACGACGAGCTCCTCGTGATGGCCGTGGTCAATCGGACACCCGACTCGTTCTACGACCAGGGAGCCACCTTCGCCTTCGAGGAGGCGCTTACGGCGACCGATGCGGCGGTGGCGTCCGGCGCGCAGATCGTCGACATCGGCGGGGTGAAGGCGGGGCCTGGCGAGGACGTCACCCCCGCGGAGGAGATCCGGCGTACGGCGGAGCTCATCGCGGCCGTGCGATCCCGCCACCGCGACCTCGTCATCAGCGTCGACACCTGGCGCGCCGAGGTCGGCGCAGCGGCGGTGCAGGCGGGCGCCGACCTGATCAACGACGCCTGGCAGGGCTTCGACCCCGGCCTCGCGCGGGTCGCCGCCGACACCGGGGTCGGCCTGGTGTGCACGCACGCCGGGCACCTGCCGCCGCGGACCCTTCCGCACCGGGTCCGCTACGACGACGTCACCGCCGACGTCGTGAGCACCGTCGTCGACCTGGCCGACCGGGCGCTCGCCGCCGGCGTCCGCCCAGACGGGATCCTCGTCGACCCCGGGCACGACTTCGGCAAGACGACCGAGCACTCGCTGCAGCTCACCCGCGAGCTCGACCGGCTGGTCGCCACCGGATGGCCGGTGCTGGTTGCCCTGTCCCGTAAGGATTTCGTCGGCGAGACCCTCGACCTGCCCGTCGACGAGCGGCTCGAGGGAACGCTGGCCGCGACGGCCGTGTGTGCGTGGCTCGGCGCCCGGGTCTTCCGGGCCCACGACGTACGGGCCACCCGCCGGGTGCTCGACATGGTGTCCTCGATCCGAGGCGATCGCGCGCCATCGGTCGCCCGCCGCGGCGTGGACTGA